Proteins encoded together in one Streptomyces sp. TLI_171 window:
- a CDS encoding MoxR family ATPase, translating to MTSETPPGARPDRGPDGWRLFHGDRVAREPELPPAPAWRRFGPQADRQAARYVITEDQVDVVNAAIHLRRPLLVTGNPGTGKTSLAHLIAHELSLGPVLQWAVNSRSALADALYRYDAVGRLRETHLARELGGGAVEAGIDNYVRLGPVGTALVPRHRPRVLLVDELDKGDVDLPNDLLTVLEDGYFEIPELARLPEDQSVQSVLTSDAGERAEVVRGIVTCTEFPVVVITSNAEREFPPAFLRRCVRLNLPDPTEERLREVVAAHLGPSAMADAEDVLRTFLAREGGGLATDQLLNAVFLRGAGLDLSAEHLIKAVLHNLGGAG from the coding sequence ATGACCAGCGAGACCCCGCCGGGAGCCCGGCCGGACCGCGGCCCCGACGGCTGGCGGCTGTTCCACGGCGACCGGGTGGCCCGCGAACCCGAGCTGCCGCCCGCCCCCGCCTGGCGCCGCTTCGGCCCGCAGGCGGACCGGCAGGCCGCCCGCTACGTCATCACCGAGGACCAGGTCGACGTGGTCAACGCCGCCATCCACCTGCGCCGCCCGCTGCTGGTCACCGGCAACCCCGGCACCGGCAAGACCTCGCTCGCCCACCTGATCGCCCACGAGCTGAGCCTCGGCCCGGTGCTCCAATGGGCCGTCAACAGCCGCTCCGCGCTGGCCGACGCGCTCTACCGCTACGACGCCGTCGGCCGGCTCCGGGAGACCCACCTGGCCCGCGAACTGGGCGGCGGCGCCGTCGAGGCGGGCATCGACAACTACGTCCGGCTCGGCCCGGTCGGCACCGCACTGGTGCCCAGGCACCGGCCCCGGGTGCTGCTGGTCGACGAGCTCGACAAGGGCGACGTCGACCTGCCCAACGACCTGCTGACCGTCCTGGAGGACGGCTACTTCGAGATCCCCGAACTCGCCCGCCTCCCCGAGGACCAGTCCGTCCAGTCGGTGCTCACCTCGGACGCCGGCGAGCGCGCCGAAGTGGTCCGCGGCATCGTCACCTGCACCGAGTTCCCGGTGGTGGTGATCACCAGCAACGCCGAACGCGAGTTCCCGCCCGCCTTCCTGCGCCGCTGCGTCCGGCTCAACCTCCCCGACCCGACCGAGGAGCGGCTGCGCGAAGTGGTCGCCGCCCACCTCGGCCCGAGCGCCATGGCCGACGCCGAGGACGTGCTGCGCACCTTCCTGGCCCGCGAGGGCGGCGGCCTCGCCACCGACCAGTTGCTCAACGCCGTGTTCCTGCGCGGCGCCGGCCTCGACCTGTCCGCCGAACACCTGATCAAGGCGGTCCTGCACAACCTCGGCGGCGCCGGATGA
- a CDS encoding MFS transporter produces the protein MSTAAEHSATGTESRPAPATPAPPAVRAGGAVLLAVAVAAAAVNLRPVVTSLGALLDPVREGLGMSATMAGLLAAVPPLCFAVLGVAAPGLARRLGPITVVTAAIGAIAAGVLARSFTGSAVVFLLLTALALAGVALANVLLPVVIKRYFPDRVAPMIGLYSMALSVGTALAAATTVPLTDALGGSWRIGLGVWGLLAVAALVLWLTVVFLRREKGAGSAGAAAVQAKLPILRSRTAWALAAFFGLQSTSAYSAMGWLPKIYHDAGVSEEASGVLLAVVMAVSVPVSFLLPNLAARRGDQRLYVVVLGLCGIAGFLGLMLAAGTVPWLWAVLVGLSMCAFPLALTMLGLRARTPGGVTQLSAFAQSLGYLISIPGPILMGALYQSTGQWYLPLGLLALLLVPQMLVGLRAARARHIEDEAVV, from the coding sequence ATGTCTACCGCAGCAGAGCACTCCGCCACCGGAACCGAGAGCCGCCCGGCCCCCGCGACACCCGCGCCTCCCGCGGTCCGCGCCGGCGGGGCCGTGCTGCTCGCCGTCGCGGTGGCCGCCGCCGCGGTCAACCTGCGGCCGGTGGTGACCAGTCTTGGCGCGCTGCTCGACCCGGTCCGCGAGGGCCTGGGCATGAGCGCCACCATGGCGGGCCTGCTCGCCGCGGTGCCGCCGCTGTGCTTCGCGGTGCTGGGCGTCGCCGCGCCGGGCCTGGCCCGCCGGCTGGGCCCGATCACGGTGGTGACGGCCGCCATCGGCGCGATCGCCGCGGGCGTGCTGGCCCGCTCGTTCACCGGCTCGGCCGTGGTGTTCCTGCTGCTGACGGCGCTGGCGCTGGCCGGGGTGGCGCTGGCCAACGTGCTGCTGCCGGTGGTGATCAAGCGGTACTTCCCGGACCGGGTGGCCCCGATGATCGGCCTGTACTCGATGGCGCTGTCGGTGGGCACCGCGCTGGCCGCCGCGACCACCGTGCCGCTGACCGACGCGCTGGGCGGCAGCTGGCGGATCGGCCTGGGGGTGTGGGGCCTGCTGGCGGTGGCCGCCCTGGTGCTGTGGCTGACGGTGGTGTTCCTGCGGCGGGAGAAGGGCGCCGGGTCGGCCGGGGCGGCGGCCGTGCAGGCGAAGCTGCCGATCCTGCGCAGCCGCACCGCGTGGGCGCTGGCCGCGTTCTTCGGCCTGCAGTCCACCAGCGCGTACAGCGCGATGGGCTGGCTGCCGAAGATCTACCACGACGCCGGCGTCTCGGAGGAGGCGTCCGGGGTGCTGCTGGCCGTGGTGATGGCGGTCAGCGTGCCGGTGTCCTTCCTGCTGCCGAACCTGGCGGCGCGCCGCGGCGACCAGCGGCTGTACGTGGTGGTGCTCGGCCTGTGCGGGATCGCCGGCTTCCTCGGGCTGATGCTCGCCGCCGGGACGGTGCCGTGGCTGTGGGCGGTCCTGGTGGGCCTGTCGATGTGCGCGTTCCCGCTGGCGCTGACCATGCTCGGCCTGCGGGCCCGCACCCCCGGCGGGGTGACCCAGCTGTCGGCGTTCGCGCAGAGCCTGGGCTACCTGATCTCCATCCCGGGCCCGATCCTGATGGGCGCGCTCTACCAGAGCACCGGCCAGTGGTACCTGCCGCTGGGCCTGCTGGCGCTGCTGCTGGTGCCGCAGATGCTGGTCGGCCTGCGGGCGGCCAGGGCCCGGCACATCGAGGACGAGGCCGTGGTCTAG
- a CDS encoding FHA domain-containing protein yields MQHPGGPESGAGGELPQLVLEIDGRQRVLEPGRAYTIGRDPASDFPFDDARVSWRHASLTFDGTAWQLADHGSTNGSFVAGARVAQTAVHPGTVIHLGNGQNGPRLAFTAPAAAQPADIHEAATSRAPGPGPQQGQAPFQQPPFGPGPAAQPPQGHRPPPVEQPIPQGWDAPTPRPGFPQQQGFQAPPAAVPPQAQPPFQPAQPPHPQPPHPQPPHPQHPQHGQQPAPVGGLGNPTMIRSLVGGRTIRIGRALDNDIVVSDLQVSRHHAELRQLPDSRWEIVDLGSHNGIFLNGQPTRRQLMGPQDRLTVGHSSFVLVGDQLQEFVDNGAVTFSAHHLTVEVDFKGGKKVLLNDVSFAVPEKSLVAVIGPSGSGKSTLLRALTGYRPADRGDVLYDGRNLYRQFAELRSRIGLVPQSEILHKELTVRNGLKYAAQLRFPGDTEAAERNRRIDEVLYELRLDKRADNRITALSGGQQKRVSVALELLTKPSLIFLDEPTSGLDPGMDREVMQTLRGLADDGRTVLVVTHSVAELALCDRLLVMAPGGSVAYFGPPAEALHFFGYETWADVFQAFENYPDHDWAGRYRNSVHYQQYSANVDAAVSQAAQPNAVAQLRPPKPQSWGSQLWTLIRRYLSVIASDRGFIALSLLLPLVLGAVSAVIPDKCGLAPCANGRNDVARLILMVVAFSACLSGSANSVRELIKERAIYERERATGLSRTAYLTSKIIVLGAISFLQGGIISAIAFKVRKLPEEGLLLTHMPAAEMAIGVILLSFTSMMVGLAISSLVKTAEKTMPLLVMFAIVQMVFTGAIFQLFDKPGLEQFAWLMPARWGVAASGNTLDLAHISPVVVARPPETAPIDPLWDHSVGFMILNWTVMIAIAVGLAFAIQRFQKRHEPEVMQKG; encoded by the coding sequence ATGCAACATCCTGGGGGACCGGAGAGCGGGGCGGGCGGAGAGTTGCCGCAACTCGTACTTGAAATCGACGGCCGGCAGCGGGTACTTGAGCCCGGCCGCGCCTACACCATCGGCCGTGACCCGGCGTCGGACTTCCCGTTCGACGACGCCAGGGTCTCCTGGCGGCACGCCAGCCTGACCTTCGACGGCACGGCCTGGCAGCTCGCCGACCACGGCTCGACCAACGGCAGCTTCGTGGCCGGCGCGCGGGTCGCGCAGACCGCCGTCCACCCCGGCACGGTGATCCACCTGGGCAACGGCCAGAACGGGCCGCGGCTGGCGTTCACCGCGCCCGCCGCCGCGCAGCCCGCGGACATCCACGAGGCCGCCACCAGCCGGGCGCCCGGCCCCGGCCCGCAGCAGGGCCAGGCGCCGTTCCAGCAGCCGCCGTTCGGCCCCGGGCCGGCCGCGCAGCCGCCGCAGGGCCACCGGCCGCCGCCGGTCGAGCAGCCGATCCCGCAGGGCTGGGACGCCCCCACCCCGCGGCCCGGCTTCCCGCAGCAGCAGGGCTTCCAGGCCCCGCCCGCCGCGGTGCCGCCGCAGGCCCAGCCGCCGTTCCAGCCGGCCCAGCCGCCGCACCCGCAGCCGCCGCACCCGCAGCCGCCGCACCCGCAGCATCCGCAGCACGGCCAGCAGCCCGCCCCGGTCGGCGGCCTCGGCAACCCGACGATGATCCGCAGCCTGGTCGGCGGCCGGACCATCCGGATCGGCCGCGCCCTCGACAACGACATCGTGGTCTCCGACCTGCAGGTCTCCCGGCACCACGCCGAGCTGCGCCAACTTCCTGACAGCCGCTGGGAGATCGTCGACCTCGGCAGCCACAACGGGATCTTCCTCAACGGCCAGCCGACCCGCCGCCAGCTGATGGGCCCGCAGGACCGGCTGACCGTCGGCCACTCCTCCTTCGTGCTGGTCGGCGACCAGCTGCAGGAGTTCGTCGACAACGGCGCCGTCACCTTCTCCGCCCACCACCTGACCGTCGAGGTCGACTTCAAGGGCGGCAAGAAGGTCCTGCTCAACGACGTCAGCTTCGCCGTCCCGGAGAAGTCCCTGGTCGCGGTGATCGGCCCGTCCGGCTCCGGCAAGTCCACCCTGCTGCGCGCCCTCACCGGCTACCGCCCCGCCGACCGCGGCGACGTGCTGTACGACGGCCGCAACCTGTACCGCCAGTTCGCCGAACTGCGCTCGCGGATCGGCCTGGTGCCGCAGTCGGAGATCCTGCACAAGGAACTCACCGTCCGCAACGGCCTCAAGTACGCCGCGCAGCTGCGCTTCCCCGGCGACACCGAGGCCGCCGAGCGCAACCGCCGGATCGACGAGGTGCTGTACGAACTGCGCCTCGACAAGCGCGCCGACAACCGGATCACCGCGCTCTCCGGCGGCCAGCAGAAGCGCGTCTCGGTCGCCCTGGAGCTGCTCACCAAGCCCTCGCTGATCTTCCTGGACGAGCCGACCTCCGGCCTCGACCCGGGCATGGACCGCGAGGTCATGCAGACCCTGCGCGGTCTCGCCGACGACGGCCGCACCGTGCTGGTGGTCACCCACTCGGTGGCCGAACTCGCGCTCTGCGACCGCCTGCTGGTGATGGCCCCCGGCGGTTCGGTGGCGTACTTCGGCCCGCCCGCCGAGGCCCTGCACTTCTTCGGCTACGAGACCTGGGCGGACGTCTTCCAGGCGTTCGAGAACTACCCGGACCACGACTGGGCCGGCCGCTACCGCAACTCGGTGCACTACCAGCAGTACTCGGCCAACGTGGACGCCGCGGTCTCGCAGGCCGCCCAGCCCAACGCGGTCGCCCAGCTGCGCCCGCCGAAGCCGCAGAGCTGGGGCTCCCAGCTGTGGACGCTGATCCGCCGCTACCTGTCGGTGATCGCCTCCGACCGCGGCTTCATCGCGCTGTCGCTGCTGCTGCCACTGGTGCTCGGCGCGGTGTCCGCGGTGATCCCCGACAAGTGCGGCCTGGCGCCCTGCGCCAACGGCCGCAACGACGTCGCCCGGCTGATCCTGATGGTCGTCGCGTTCTCCGCCTGCCTGTCCGGCTCGGCGAACTCGGTCCGCGAGCTGATCAAGGAACGGGCGATCTACGAACGTGAACGCGCCACCGGGCTCTCCCGGACGGCGTACCTCACCTCGAAGATCATCGTGCTGGGCGCGATCAGCTTCCTGCAGGGCGGCATCATCTCGGCGATCGCCTTCAAGGTCCGCAAGCTGCCCGAGGAGGGCCTGCTGCTGACCCACATGCCCGCCGCCGAGATGGCGATCGGCGTGATCCTGCTCAGCTTCACCTCGATGATGGTCGGCCTGGCGATCTCCTCGCTGGTCAAGACCGCCGAGAAGACCATGCCGCTGCTGGTCATGTTCGCCATCGTGCAGATGGTCTTCACCGGCGCGATCTTCCAGCTCTTCGACAAGCCGGGCCTGGAGCAGTTCGCCTGGCTGATGCCCGCCCGCTGGGGCGTCGCCGCCAGCGGCAACACCCTGGACCTGGCGCACATCTCCCCGGTGGTGGTCGCCAGGCCGCCGGAGACCGCGCCGATCGACCCGCTGTGGGACCACTCGGTCGGCTTCATGATCCTCAACTGGACGGTCATGATCGCCATCGCGGTCGGCCTGGCCTTCGCCATCCAGCGCTTCCAGAAGCGCCACGAGCCGGAGGTCATGCAGAAGGGCTGA
- a CDS encoding SGM_5486 family transporter-associated protein, whose protein sequence is MPVLDPNPQNGQKKLLQMLGLIAGIVVVISILAVVANNMG, encoded by the coding sequence ATGCCAGTACTCGACCCGAACCCGCAGAACGGCCAGAAGAAGCTGTTGCAGATGCTCGGCCTGATCGCCGGCATCGTGGTGGTGATCTCGATCCTCGCGGTGGTCGCGAACAACATGGGCTGA
- a CDS encoding CU044_2847 family protein codes for MADYVEFALDPGVSVRVRTYPVPAAAAAPQSALLDEEGELPPGYGGAAPVGIPARAAHQVAELSREALRIALSPLGPLLQEVHDTLAAVPNRPHEISVEFGVQLGSDLKLGIVGGSAEASLTIAASWRLADPAPTAPEAAH; via the coding sequence GTGGCCGACTACGTGGAATTCGCGCTCGACCCCGGCGTCTCCGTCCGGGTACGCACGTACCCCGTCCCGGCCGCCGCCGCGGCGCCGCAGTCCGCGCTGCTCGACGAGGAGGGCGAACTCCCGCCCGGATACGGCGGGGCCGCCCCCGTGGGCATCCCCGCCCGGGCCGCGCACCAGGTCGCCGAGCTCTCCAGGGAGGCGCTGCGGATCGCGCTCAGCCCGCTCGGACCGCTGCTCCAGGAGGTCCACGACACCCTCGCCGCGGTGCCGAACCGGCCGCACGAGATCTCCGTCGAGTTCGGCGTGCAGCTCGGCTCCGACCTCAAGCTGGGCATCGTCGGCGGCAGCGCCGAGGCCAGCCTGACCATCGCGGCGAGCTGGAGACTGGCCGATCCGGCCCCGACCGCCCCCGAAGCGGCGCACTGA
- a CDS encoding trypsin-like peptidase domain-containing protein: MAWFDPVTGDPEDTFRTALVSIRKSADGTLAGGAVCLGGRYVLTCAHVLNLALGREAMDRREPTGKTVEVRFGGAPERAEYRWAELAEWIPPTRRDGGPVQPRDTAWEGDLAVLALESDLPDTVRPPDWTDLATGQRLRAWYGSGQPLSAVDCTTAMTLQDGAYVQSAPTPREIVEGYSGGPLWCRAEQAATGLVAGALSGTGSGLTLVIPWQKIRRQSQLIRAAGPFGADRHGPAADLVEQLAYTVGDLLRGEADRAAAARALCEKLGLGPGPAGTAPGQEEFAALLLGRPRAAAALAEHFWELRREDLVVDLLGACHQVGTPRILSPNSHRGLIAVLDDLHTAAPDGLPSETALLAALRIPPLARSVRGRSRYLRLVDELEARRAVPERVSPLLRYVEHLAAALVRRPGGQPYAERLRRWSERTAGQQGVPAAGLREQRANADEWAALAVPEGAARVAVRLSRYEHAGHGTAGRFCRALWADQGDGALVAVGPNDNRPVRPEQIAEEILAAVDDLEEESPEGGQPVIEVFLEQRELSLPVEDWTGTVGAAEGAPEPLGIQLPVVVRLAGRPPAHMVRKRPRELGRRWRTGGLAEPLDLGEECTEVRHAVSELHGNRDAAWVVIRGGTAAQRTELAAACLAVGVPIVLWDRAAAGPVPGELFDGLIRGATPNDVPQRLREYRASAFGSADGHPLRPVLAWEHPGRPGPPDLVLTALDEYPRPDGPDSEEETA; the protein is encoded by the coding sequence ATGGCCTGGTTCGACCCGGTCACGGGGGACCCCGAGGACACGTTCCGAACGGCGCTGGTGTCGATCCGCAAGTCCGCCGACGGCACCCTGGCCGGCGGCGCGGTCTGCCTCGGCGGCCGCTACGTGCTCACCTGCGCCCACGTGCTCAACCTCGCCCTGGGCCGGGAGGCGATGGACCGCCGCGAACCGACCGGGAAGACCGTCGAGGTGCGCTTCGGCGGGGCCCCCGAACGCGCCGAGTACCGGTGGGCCGAACTCGCCGAATGGATACCTCCCACCCGCCGCGACGGCGGCCCCGTGCAGCCCAGGGACACCGCCTGGGAGGGCGACCTCGCCGTCCTCGCCCTGGAGAGCGACCTGCCGGACACCGTCCGGCCCCCCGACTGGACCGACCTCGCCACCGGTCAGCGGCTGCGCGCCTGGTACGGCAGCGGCCAGCCGCTCAGCGCGGTCGACTGCACCACCGCGATGACCCTGCAGGACGGCGCCTACGTGCAGTCCGCCCCCACCCCGAGGGAGATCGTCGAGGGCTACAGCGGCGGCCCGCTCTGGTGCCGCGCCGAACAGGCCGCCACCGGACTGGTCGCGGGCGCGCTCAGCGGCACCGGCAGCGGCCTCACCCTGGTGATCCCCTGGCAGAAGATCCGCCGCCAGTCCCAACTGATCCGCGCCGCGGGCCCGTTCGGCGCCGACCGGCACGGTCCCGCCGCCGACCTGGTCGAGCAACTCGCCTACACCGTCGGCGACCTGCTGCGCGGCGAGGCCGACCGGGCCGCCGCCGCCCGGGCGCTGTGCGAGAAGCTCGGCCTCGGACCGGGACCGGCCGGGACCGCGCCCGGCCAGGAGGAGTTCGCCGCCCTGCTGCTCGGCCGCCCGCGGGCCGCCGCCGCCCTCGCCGAGCACTTCTGGGAGCTGCGCCGCGAGGACCTGGTGGTCGACCTTCTCGGGGCCTGCCACCAGGTCGGCACCCCGCGGATCCTGTCGCCGAACAGCCACCGCGGACTGATCGCCGTCCTGGACGACCTGCACACCGCCGCCCCCGACGGTCTGCCCTCCGAGACCGCGCTGCTCGCCGCGCTCCGCATCCCGCCGCTGGCCCGTTCCGTCCGCGGCCGGTCCCGGTACCTGCGGCTGGTCGACGAACTGGAGGCCCGGCGGGCCGTCCCCGAGCGGGTCTCCCCGCTGCTGCGGTACGTCGAGCACTTGGCCGCCGCCCTGGTCCGACGCCCCGGCGGGCAGCCGTACGCCGAGCGGCTGCGGCGCTGGTCCGAGCGGACCGCCGGGCAGCAGGGCGTCCCCGCGGCCGGACTGCGCGAGCAGCGCGCCAACGCCGACGAGTGGGCGGCGCTCGCCGTGCCGGAGGGCGCCGCCCGGGTGGCGGTCCGGTTGAGCCGGTACGAGCACGCCGGGCACGGCACGGCCGGACGGTTCTGCCGGGCGCTCTGGGCCGACCAGGGCGACGGGGCCCTGGTGGCCGTCGGGCCGAACGACAACCGGCCGGTGCGCCCCGAGCAGATCGCCGAGGAGATCCTCGCCGCCGTCGACGACCTGGAGGAGGAGAGCCCCGAGGGCGGCCAGCCGGTCATCGAGGTGTTCCTGGAACAGCGGGAGTTGAGCCTCCCGGTGGAGGACTGGACGGGCACCGTCGGGGCCGCCGAGGGCGCACCGGAACCGCTCGGGATCCAGCTGCCGGTGGTGGTCCGGCTGGCCGGCCGGCCACCCGCGCACATGGTCCGCAAGCGCCCCCGCGAACTCGGCCGGCGCTGGCGCACCGGCGGCCTGGCCGAACCGCTCGACCTCGGCGAGGAGTGCACCGAGGTCCGACACGCCGTCAGCGAACTGCACGGCAACCGGGACGCCGCCTGGGTGGTGATCCGCGGCGGCACCGCCGCCCAGCGCACCGAACTGGCCGCCGCCTGCCTGGCGGTCGGCGTCCCGATCGTGCTCTGGGACCGCGCCGCGGCCGGCCCGGTGCCCGGCGAGCTGTTCGACGGCCTGATCCGCGGCGCCACCCCGAACGACGTGCCGCAGCGACTGCGCGAGTACCGGGCCTCCGCCTTCGGATCGGCGGACGGCCACCCGCTCAGGCCGGTGCTTGCCTGGGAGCACCCCGGGCGGCCGGGGCCGCCCGACCTGGTGCTGACCGCGCTCGACGAGTACCCCCGGCCGGACGGGCCGGACAGCGAGGAGGAGACGGCATGA
- the serB gene encoding phosphoserine phosphatase SerB, whose amino-acid sequence MNATDPAAQALSAAPPVSTDAERTLLVKVFGKDRPGITAGLFGQLAGFGVEVIDIEQVVTRGRITLCALVTPPPAAGAEGALRVTVHRWAEEHKLQAEVISGTGDNRSRGEGRSHVTVLGHPLTAAAVAALSTRVSETGGNIDRVFRLAKYPVTAVELTISGVPTEELRGVLAAEAAAQRVDIAVVRSGLHRRAKRLIVMDVDSTLIQDEVIELFAAHAGCEEQVAAVTEQAMRGELDFAESLRARVALLAGLDADVTEKVRAEVRLTPGARTLIRTLKRLGYQVAIVSGGFTQVTDHLVERLGLDFAAANTLEVEDGKFTGRVTGEIVDRAGKARWLARFAERAGVPLEQTVAIGDGANDLDMLNAAGLGVAFNAKPVVRQQADTAVNVPFLDTVLYLLGVTREEVEAADELDGTPTED is encoded by the coding sequence ATGAACGCAACAGATCCGGCCGCTCAGGCCCTTTCCGCCGCGCCGCCCGTGAGCACGGACGCCGAGCGCACGCTGCTGGTCAAGGTGTTCGGCAAGGACCGCCCCGGCATCACCGCGGGCCTGTTCGGCCAGCTCGCCGGCTTCGGCGTCGAGGTGATCGACATCGAGCAGGTGGTCACCCGTGGCCGGATAACGCTGTGCGCCCTGGTCACTCCCCCGCCCGCGGCCGGCGCCGAGGGCGCGCTGCGGGTCACCGTGCACCGCTGGGCGGAGGAGCACAAGCTCCAGGCCGAGGTCATCTCCGGCACCGGCGACAACCGTTCGCGCGGCGAGGGCCGCTCGCACGTCACGGTGCTCGGCCACCCGCTGACGGCGGCCGCGGTGGCGGCGCTGTCCACCCGGGTGTCGGAGACCGGCGGCAACATCGACCGGGTCTTCCGCCTCGCCAAGTATCCGGTGACGGCGGTGGAGTTGACCATCTCCGGCGTGCCCACCGAGGAGCTGCGCGGCGTGCTGGCCGCGGAGGCCGCCGCCCAGCGGGTGGACATCGCGGTGGTCCGCTCCGGCCTGCACCGGCGGGCCAAGCGGCTGATCGTGATGGACGTCGACTCCACGCTGATCCAGGACGAGGTGATCGAGCTGTTCGCCGCCCACGCGGGCTGCGAGGAGCAGGTCGCCGCGGTGACCGAGCAGGCGATGCGCGGCGAGCTGGACTTCGCCGAGTCGCTGCGCGCCCGGGTCGCGCTGCTGGCCGGGCTGGACGCCGACGTCACCGAGAAGGTCCGCGCCGAGGTCCGGCTCACCCCGGGCGCCCGCACTCTGATCCGCACCCTGAAGCGGCTGGGCTACCAGGTGGCGATCGTCTCCGGCGGCTTCACCCAGGTCACCGACCACCTGGTGGAGCGGCTGGGCCTGGACTTCGCGGCGGCCAACACCCTGGAGGTCGAGGACGGGAAGTTCACCGGCCGGGTGACCGGCGAGATCGTCGACCGGGCCGGCAAGGCCCGCTGGCTGGCCCGCTTCGCCGAGCGCGCGGGGGTGCCGCTGGAGCAGACGGTGGCGATCGGCGACGGCGCCAACGACCTGGACATGCTGAACGCGGCCGGCCTGGGCGTGGCATTCAACGCCAAGCCGGTGGTCCGCCAGCAGGCCGACACGGCCGTCAACGTGCCGTTCCTGGACACCGTGCTGTATCTGCTGGGCGTCACCCGCGAGGAGGTCGAGGCGGCCGACGAGCTGGACGGCACGCCCACCGAGGACTGA
- a CDS encoding histidine phosphatase family protein, protein MSADTPRRIIVLRHARADWPNQVSDHDRPLADRGRGQASDAGRWLADSRVNPDHVLCSTALRTRETWKLVAHELPKRPRKTVYEDRVYEAQPGQLIEVIQETPDDHHDLLLIGHNPGVLGLTQVLAGDEGDVEALNRLRLNGFPPAAVAVLSLDGPWKLVEPGVARLDSYFMPQD, encoded by the coding sequence ATGAGCGCCGACACTCCTCGTAGGATCATCGTTCTCCGCCACGCCCGGGCCGACTGGCCCAACCAGGTCAGCGACCACGACCGCCCGCTCGCCGACCGCGGGCGCGGCCAGGCGTCCGACGCGGGCCGCTGGCTGGCGGACTCCCGGGTCAACCCGGACCACGTGCTGTGCTCCACCGCCCTGCGCACCCGGGAGACCTGGAAGCTGGTCGCCCACGAGTTGCCCAAGCGGCCCCGGAAGACGGTCTACGAGGACCGGGTGTACGAGGCCCAGCCCGGCCAGCTGATCGAGGTCATCCAGGAGACCCCGGACGACCACCACGACCTGCTGCTGATCGGCCACAACCCGGGCGTGCTCGGCCTGACCCAGGTGCTGGCCGGCGACGAGGGCGACGTGGAGGCGCTCAACCGGCTGCGGCTGAACGGCTTCCCGCCGGCCGCGGTGGCGGTGCTCAGCCTGGACGGCCCGTGGAAGCTGGTCGAGCCCGGCGTGGCCCGGCTGGACTCGTACTTCATGCCGCAGGACTGA